The nucleotide sequence GCCAAACGCTACTACTGCAGCGAGTGTTAAGTCAATTCCAAGCCATGATCCAATAAAAGCCAACAATGCAGCGAGTAATGTATTTGAGAAAAAGCCTGTCAAAAATACGCGCTCGTCAAATTTGCGTTCAATCATAGCGCGAATGCCACCAAATATCGTATCAAAAGCAGCTAAAATTGCTACAGATAGATAAGCAGAATACTGTACTGGCAAGTGAATATTAATGCCTAAGCCTACTGCAATACCTATCAACAAACCAATCATGGATAGAATAAATACACGCATGCTACTATATACCTCCTTAGTATATTAATGTCACGTACTCCAAAGAGTTTTGAGATAAAATTCTCGTAGTGGTCGGGGTACTACGAATTCCTCCTTGGGACCATTGGTTCTCGATCTTGAGAGTGTAGTCCCCGCCTTGCGAGC is from Sulfoacidibacillus ferrooxidans and encodes:
- a CDS encoding small basic family protein, with the translated sequence MRVFILSMIGLLIGIAVGLGINIHLPVQYSAYLSVAILAAFDTIFGGIRAMIERKFDERVFLTGFFSNTLLAALLAFIGSWLGIDLTLAAVVAFGVRIFNNLAAIRHLLLFRKKIPFHNSSNSC